A genomic window from Dechloromonas sp. A34 includes:
- a CDS encoding carbohydrate porin: MRKAIFAAGAPWGRDWSALIVFGLWMGSAAAEPPDFDANTLTGGWSGLRAEQSGQGWDWDLGLRLEQMSVVRGGLAQGGRPLTHLDFKLKADLDKIMGWHGATAFFNLIDDRGGKPNTDYAGSLLGVSNVEVPVATTRLFHAWIQKEWAEGQFSLLTGLYPIDSEFMVVDSAGVFVQPGYGALADVALTRGPSIFNNSAFGLRGKWTSADRSLYAQGAVLDGIPGDPKHAVGTRVRFAAGDGVMAIMEVGHRPVAEIPDIDFAADEMRPDTEAKAPEPEPGFAKYALGLWGYSERVDDLVDVDDNGAPAKRRSLGWYALAERTVWRETAVGDVTVFARYSQNDGNSIALERSLNLGVTLKGPFKGRDNDVAGLGYSRGMISDKYRVFLESGGALPTRFEDAWELTYRFQMENWLAIQPVLQFIRHPGADQSVRNATVIGLRLDLAL; the protein is encoded by the coding sequence ATGCGTAAAGCAATATTTGCTGCCGGTGCACCGTGGGGTCGGGACTGGTCGGCGCTGATTGTTTTTGGACTGTGGATGGGCTCTGCGGCGGCAGAGCCCCCCGATTTCGATGCCAATACCCTGACCGGTGGCTGGTCCGGCTTGCGCGCCGAACAATCCGGGCAGGGTTGGGACTGGGATCTGGGTCTGCGCCTGGAGCAAATGTCGGTCGTGCGCGGTGGCCTGGCACAAGGCGGACGACCACTGACGCACCTTGATTTCAAGCTCAAGGCCGATCTGGACAAGATCATGGGCTGGCATGGCGCCACCGCCTTCTTCAACCTGATCGATGATCGTGGCGGCAAGCCCAATACCGACTACGCCGGGAGCCTGCTCGGCGTCTCGAATGTCGAAGTACCGGTGGCAACCACCCGCCTGTTTCATGCCTGGATTCAAAAAGAGTGGGCGGAAGGCCAGTTCTCGCTGCTTACCGGTCTGTATCCGATCGACTCCGAATTCATGGTGGTGGATTCCGCCGGGGTCTTTGTCCAGCCCGGTTACGGCGCGCTGGCCGATGTGGCACTGACTCGCGGCCCTTCCATCTTCAACAACTCGGCATTTGGCCTGCGCGGCAAGTGGACCTCGGCCGACCGCAGTCTCTATGCGCAGGGAGCGGTCCTCGACGGCATTCCCGGCGACCCGAAGCACGCGGTTGGCACACGGGTCCGTTTTGCAGCGGGCGATGGCGTCATGGCGATCATGGAGGTCGGCCACCGGCCGGTTGCGGAAATTCCCGATATTGATTTTGCGGCAGACGAAATGCGACCGGATACGGAAGCCAAAGCCCCCGAACCGGAGCCTGGATTCGCAAAGTATGCCCTGGGTCTCTGGGGTTATTCCGAACGCGTCGATGACCTGGTCGATGTCGATGACAACGGTGCCCCGGCCAAACGGCGCAGTCTGGGCTGGTACGCCCTGGCGGAAAGGACCGTTTGGCGGGAAACCGCGGTCGGCGATGTCACGGTTTTTGCCCGTTACAGCCAGAACGATGGCAATTCCATCGCCCTGGAGCGTTCCTTGAACCTGGGCGTCACCCTGAAGGGGCCGTTCAAGGGGCGCGATAACGATGTCGCCGGGCTGGGTTATAGCCGGGGCATGATTTCCGACAAATACCGCGTATTTCTGGAATCCGGCGGTGCGCTACCGACCCGGTTCGAGGATGCCTGGGAATTGACCTACCGCTTTCAAATGGAAAACTGGCTGGCCATCCAGCCAGTTCTCCAGTTCATCCGCCATCCCGGCGCCGACCAGAGCGTGCGCAATGCCACGGTAATCGGTCTGCGGCTGGATTTGGCACTTTGA
- a CDS encoding c-type cytochrome, which translates to MSFDTRRSPDMKGNTVATKTHSYFRVFASVFALCICSTLSFAENGNVPHNDPFPKGLQGNLAHGRAVFEENCMRCHGQRGDGKGPDAKTLDLKPLSFQTDSFRAEFGRRDIFTSTALGKLGTHMPTWLKNMDDQDVADVSEYVYQRFVLRQIDHTN; encoded by the coding sequence ATGAGCTTCGATACCAGGCGTTCCCCCGATATGAAAGGAAATACTGTGGCGACCAAAACTCACTCCTACTTTCGCGTCTTCGCGAGTGTTTTCGCCCTGTGCATCTGCTCGACGCTGAGCTTTGCCGAAAATGGCAATGTGCCCCACAACGATCCCTTCCCCAAGGGACTACAGGGCAACCTCGCGCACGGGCGGGCAGTATTTGAGGAGAACTGCATGCGTTGCCACGGTCAGCGTGGCGATGGCAAAGGGCCCGATGCCAAAACGCTTGACCTGAAGCCGCTGAGCTTCCAGACCGACAGTTTTCGTGCCGAATTCGGCCGGCGAGACATTTTTACAAGCACGGCACTGGGTAAACTGGGCACACACATGCCGACTTGGTTGAAGAATATGGACGATCAGGATGTCGCCGATGTCAGTGAATATGTTTATCAACGCTTTGTCCTCAGACAAATTGACCATACTAATTAA
- a CDS encoding methyl-accepting chemotaxis protein, with amino-acid sequence MSVKTRLLLMAGVAIAFSILIVGFAIIQMGRLADLQNEGYSKTQTQAAAGEASQLGSQFYQVIADTIINRNVEESKKLFADLLVEAKGDLDKLAREADTAEERQAVANAQESVVKLVELFEKKLLPILSEKNKVDAELSSLDGEIDKNVQGIRVQLQKVAKSMNAEAEIADREFDAIGKTAIRTVLLVAVLSAIALGIFSFVTIRAIILPLNEAQRVTASIAAGDLSQAVLLNNRNDEFGQMLTSCEKMRNSLREIAQALQDGANDIASTSTQLAATTTQIAKSTETQSQEASSMAASVEELSVSITHMSDRAEDVRGAATDSGKIAEQGVQAVTRMMDENQRTAHNIEDAATQIRNLGALSDRISTIVKVIREVAEQTNLLALNAAIEAARAGEQGRGFAVVADEVRKLAERTGKSTSDITVVIEDVQRATLAAVDTMEKAVTAERNSMDLSHDVSNSITKIRDESSRVVFAVADITGALREQGTASTDIARRVEMVSQMGEENCAAVEETAVAASSLENLAARLKIAAGRFRL; translated from the coding sequence ATGTCCGTCAAAACAAGATTGCTGCTCATGGCCGGCGTCGCAATAGCCTTCAGTATCCTGATCGTTGGATTCGCGATTATCCAGATGGGGCGCCTCGCCGATCTGCAAAACGAGGGTTACAGCAAGACGCAGACGCAGGCTGCGGCGGGCGAGGCTTCACAACTGGGAAGCCAGTTCTATCAGGTGATCGCCGACACGATCATCAACCGCAATGTGGAAGAGTCGAAAAAATTGTTTGCCGACTTGCTCGTCGAGGCCAAGGGCGATCTGGACAAACTGGCCAGGGAAGCCGATACCGCCGAGGAGCGTCAGGCGGTAGCCAACGCCCAGGAGTCGGTAGTCAAGCTGGTCGAGCTTTTCGAGAAGAAGCTGTTACCCATCCTCTCGGAAAAAAACAAGGTCGACGCCGAGCTCAGCAGTCTCGACGGCGAAATCGACAAAAACGTCCAGGGGATTCGCGTACAACTGCAAAAAGTCGCCAAATCCATGAATGCCGAGGCTGAAATTGCCGACCGCGAGTTCGACGCCATCGGCAAGACGGCTATCCGTACGGTGCTGCTGGTTGCCGTCCTCTCGGCGATTGCCCTGGGCATTTTTTCCTTCGTCACGATCCGCGCCATCATCCTGCCCCTCAACGAGGCCCAGCGCGTCACGGCGAGTATCGCGGCCGGCGACCTGTCGCAGGCCGTTCTGCTGAACAATCGGAATGACGAGTTCGGCCAGATGCTGACCTCCTGCGAGAAAATGCGCAACAGCCTGCGCGAAATCGCGCAGGCCTTGCAGGATGGTGCGAACGATATCGCCTCGACCAGCACCCAGCTGGCGGCAACTACGACGCAAATCGCCAAATCGACCGAAACGCAGTCCCAGGAAGCTTCGTCTATGGCCGCCTCGGTCGAGGAACTCTCAGTCAGCATCACCCACATGTCCGACCGGGCGGAGGATGTGCGCGGGGCGGCGACCGATTCCGGGAAGATTGCCGAGCAGGGCGTGCAGGCCGTCACCCGGATGATGGACGAAAATCAACGGACAGCTCACAACATCGAAGACGCGGCCACGCAGATCCGTAACCTTGGTGCGCTGTCCGACCGGATTTCAACGATCGTCAAGGTCATTCGCGAGGTTGCCGAGCAGACCAATCTGTTGGCGCTGAATGCCGCCATCGAAGCGGCGCGGGCCGGTGAGCAGGGGCGCGGCTTTGCCGTCGTTGCCGACGAAGTGCGCAAGCTGGCCGAGCGGACCGGCAAATCGACCAGCGATATCACCGTAGTCATTGAAGACGTGCAGCGGGCGACGCTGGCGGCAGTCGACACCATGGAAAAAGCGGTCACTGCCGAACGGAACAGCATGGATCTGTCGCACGACGTCAGTAACTCGATCACCAAGATTCGCGACGAATCTTCGCGGGTCGTCTTTGCCGTCGCCGACATTACCGGCGCCCTCCGCGAGCAGGGGACGGCCAGCACCGACATTGCAAGGCGCGTCGAAATGGTTTCTCAAATGGGAGAAGAAAATTGCGCCGCAGTCGAGGAGACCGCGGTCGCCGCCAGCAGTCTGGAAAATCTGGCGGCTCGCCTGAAGATTGCAGCAGGGCGATTCAGGCTTTAA
- a CDS encoding IS110 family transposase: MKITTVGIDLAKQLFQVHGVDERGKAVLKKQLKRDQVLPFFANFQCCLIGLEACGGAHFWANKLQAMGHTVKLMAPQFVKPYVKSNKNDVADAEAICEAVSRPNMRFVPIKTGEQQAVLALHRARQGFVKARTAQANQIRGLLAEYGIIIPQGIGYIGKRLPEILEDAENGLPGIFRHLIARLGDHLKELDRQVQDLEVQIQAWHRESVASRKLAQIPGIGPITASALVASIGNARNFENGRQLAAWLGLVPRQNSSGGKQTLLGISKRGDTYLRTLLIHGARAVVRIAEHKAAYAGSWLAEVMGRRHKNVAAVAQANKNARIVWALLAHERDYEPCYGSAA, from the coding sequence ATGAAGATTACGACAGTTGGCATCGATCTGGCAAAACAGCTCTTTCAGGTTCATGGTGTTGATGAGCGAGGAAAGGCGGTGCTCAAGAAGCAACTGAAGCGCGATCAAGTATTGCCGTTTTTCGCCAATTTTCAGTGCTGCCTGATCGGCCTGGAAGCCTGTGGTGGCGCTCATTTTTGGGCGAACAAACTGCAGGCGATGGGCCATACGGTGAAACTGATGGCACCGCAGTTTGTAAAGCCGTATGTGAAGAGTAATAAGAACGATGTGGCCGATGCCGAGGCGATTTGTGAGGCGGTAAGTCGACCAAACATGCGCTTTGTGCCAATCAAGACAGGCGAACAGCAAGCAGTTCTGGCACTGCATCGAGCCCGCCAAGGCTTCGTCAAGGCGAGAACGGCTCAGGCCAACCAGATTCGTGGCCTGCTGGCTGAATACGGCATCATCATCCCGCAAGGCATTGGGTACATCGGTAAGCGACTGCCCGAGATTCTGGAGGATGCTGAGAACGGCTTGCCTGGCATTTTTCGCCACCTGATTGCACGCCTTGGTGACCACCTCAAAGAGTTGGATCGGCAGGTCCAAGACTTGGAAGTACAAATCCAAGCGTGGCACCGGGAGAGCGTGGCGAGTAGAAAGTTAGCGCAGATTCCCGGCATTGGCCCGATCACGGCAAGCGCCTTGGTAGCATCGATCGGGAATGCGCGGAACTTTGAGAATGGGCGCCAATTGGCAGCTTGGTTAGGGCTGGTACCACGCCAGAACTCCAGCGGCGGCAAGCAAACGCTGCTGGGTATCAGCAAACGAGGCGACACTTATCTGCGAACCCTGCTAATCCACGGAGCACGAGCCGTGGTTCGTATCGCCGAGCACAAAGCTGCCTATGCCGGCAGTTGGCTCGCGGAGGTTATGGGACGACGTCACAAGAACGTGGCCGCAGTGGCACAGGCCAACAAGAACGCTCGAATTGTTTGGGCACTCCTGGCTCACGAGCGAGACTACGAACCCTGCTACGGATCGGCGGCATGA
- a CDS encoding IS5 family transposase (programmed frameshift), with amino-acid sequence MRKRYPSDISKEAFEEIRPLLESVRKQTKPRTVDLYEVFCGVLYLLKSGCQWRMLPSEYPKWRTVHAYFAKWSEPGPDGFSVLERALKNVVGEARTRQGRKFSTSFLIVDAQSVKNTDSAGEKGYDAGKKVSGIKRHIAVDTQGLPHAIAVTTADVTDRKGALLALGRWAADLRAVQRILADGGYVGQPFAQAVEELLGAEVQIAKRSELHTFAVMPQRWVVERSFAWIEKCRRLWKNCERKLNTSLQFIHLAFLALLLKRS; translated from the exons ATGAGAAAGAGATACCCCAGCGATATCAGCAAGGAAGCATTCGAAGAGATCAGGCCCTTGCTGGAAAGCGTGCGCAAACAGACCAAGCCGCGGACGGTTGATTTATATGAAGTGTTCTGCGGCGTGCTGTATTTGCTGAAAAGCGGTTGCCAGTGGCGGATGTTGCCGAGTGAATATCCGAAATGGCGAACGGTGCATGCCTACTTCGCCAAGTGGAGCGAGCCTGGTCCAGACGGTTTCAGCGTCCTGGAGCGGGCTTTA AAAAATGTGGTTGGCGAGGCTCGTACAAGACAGGGGCGCAAATTCTCGACGAGCTTTTTGATCGTCGACGCGCAGAGCGTCAAGAATACCGATAGCGCGGGCGAGAAAGGCTACGACGCCGGCAAGAAGGTATCGGGGATCAAGCGCCACATTGCGGTCGATACCCAAGGCTTACCCCACGCGATCGCCGTCACGACGGCCGACGTCACAGACCGCAAGGGTGCATTGCTTGCTCTCGGTCGTTGGGCGGCTGATTTGCGAGCCGTGCAGCGCATCTTGGCCGATGGTGGATATGTCGGTCAGCCATTTGCCCAGGCCGTTGAAGAACTGCTCGGCGCTGAGGTTCAAATCGCCAAACGCAGTGAACTGCACACCTTTGCCGTTATGCCTCAGCGCTGGGTGGTTGAGCGATCATTCGCCTGGATCGAAAAATGCCGCCGTTTGTGGAAAAACTGCGAACGCAAGCTCAACACCAGCCTACAGTTCATTCACCTCGCCTTCCTCGCCCTTTTGCTCAAAAGATCGTGA
- a CDS encoding MFS transporter, with protein MGQTKVGANRIPAGVWVLGFVSMLMDISSEMIHSLLPLFMVTALGASAFIVGLIEGLAEATALIVKVFSGVLSDYLGRRKGLAVFGYALGALSKPLFAWAPGIGVVLGARLIDRVGKGIRGAPRDALVADLTPEGMRGAAFGLRQSLDTVGAFLGPLLAVGLMLLWANDFRAVFWVAVIPGMLAVALLLFGVHEPTGRPAALRTNPITRENLRRLGTSYWWVVGIGAVFTLARFSEAFLVLRAAEGGISLALVPLVMVAMNLIYAAAAYPFGKLADRMSHTRLLGGGLAVLVAADLVLASSSHWAVVLGGVALWGVHMGMTQGLLATMVADTAPADLRGTAFGFFNLMSGLAMLLASATAGLLWDQFGAAVTFLAGAAFCCLALVGLALRAGRSLRTCSRSFEQKGEEGEVNEL; from the coding sequence ATGGGGCAGACGAAGGTGGGGGCAAACCGGATTCCGGCCGGTGTCTGGGTGCTGGGTTTTGTCAGCATGCTGATGGATATCTCGTCGGAGATGATCCACAGCCTGCTGCCCCTGTTCATGGTGACGGCCCTCGGGGCTAGCGCATTCATCGTCGGCCTGATCGAAGGGCTGGCCGAAGCCACGGCACTGATCGTCAAGGTATTTTCCGGTGTCCTCAGCGACTACCTCGGCCGGCGTAAAGGGCTGGCCGTCTTCGGCTATGCCCTGGGGGCATTGAGCAAGCCGCTGTTTGCCTGGGCGCCGGGCATTGGCGTGGTCCTTGGCGCCCGCCTCATCGACCGGGTTGGCAAGGGTATCCGCGGGGCACCGCGCGATGCGCTGGTTGCCGACCTGACGCCGGAAGGCATGCGCGGCGCGGCATTCGGCCTGCGTCAGTCGCTCGATACGGTCGGCGCCTTTCTCGGGCCGCTGCTGGCGGTCGGGCTGATGCTGTTGTGGGCCAACGATTTTCGCGCGGTGTTCTGGGTGGCGGTCATTCCCGGCATGTTGGCCGTAGCCTTGTTGCTGTTCGGCGTGCACGAACCGACCGGTCGTCCTGCTGCCCTGCGCACCAATCCGATCACCCGGGAAAACCTGCGCCGCCTGGGAACAAGCTACTGGTGGGTGGTCGGCATCGGCGCGGTGTTTACGCTGGCCCGTTTCAGCGAAGCCTTTCTCGTCCTGCGTGCCGCTGAGGGCGGGATTTCGCTGGCGCTGGTGCCGCTCGTGATGGTGGCGATGAACCTGATCTATGCCGCCGCGGCTTATCCCTTCGGCAAACTGGCCGACCGCATGAGCCACACCCGCCTGCTGGGCGGCGGCCTGGCCGTGCTGGTGGCCGCCGACCTGGTATTGGCCAGCAGCAGCCACTGGGCGGTCGTCCTTGGTGGCGTTGCCCTGTGGGGCGTGCATATGGGCATGACCCAAGGCCTGCTGGCGACCATGGTTGCCGATACGGCGCCGGCCGATCTGCGCGGCACGGCTTTCGGCTTCTTCAACCTGATGAGCGGTCTGGCCATGCTTCTTGCCAGTGCAACCGCCGGCCTGCTCTGGGACCAGTTTGGTGCGGCGGTGACCTTCCTGGCCGGCGCTGCCTTTTGCTGCCTAGCCCTGGTCGGGCTGGCGCTTCGGGCAGGCCGGAGCCTTAGAACCTGTTCACGATCTTTTGAGCAAAAGGGCGAGGAAGGCGAGGTGAATGAACTGTAG
- a CDS encoding transglycosylase SLT domain-containing protein, with translation MQHRNVLSLFRRIAGASLGATALALSAPTLAESANNFPLISLLMPTLAEPAVVSPESALTIHEVRAAPTPPGTIDLTASTDNLWDRLRNGFAMTNLNDDLVLHYQQWYQNRPDALRRMVERSRPYLHHIVEELEARGMPTELALLPMVESSFNPMAYSRAHAAGLWQFIPATGKRFNLEQNWWQDERRDIVASTGAALDYLQTIYDMHGDWHLALASYNWGEGAVKRAVEKNTARGLPTDYASLNMPNETRHYVPKLQALKNIFGNPVLMVQLGLPEVMNRPYFATIDTEKPMDVKTAARLANMPLAEFLVLNPSHNRPVIKADSAVVLPADKLETFRSNLEKYSAPLTEWQTYTLKHGEKLDKVAPRFGIALPELLRVNGLPERVRLRAGSTLLVPAGNGADDLASLSDAPALTQIIEPEPVVKSRGRATKSGKGSKTEAMLSAKGPKSAGKAPKAVSGKERKLASAGAGKSAAKSAKAGNAKPAASSKVAKAGNGRRS, from the coding sequence ATGCAACATCGCAACGTTCTGTCGCTGTTTCGCCGCATTGCCGGCGCCAGTCTGGGCGCCACCGCCCTGGCGCTATCCGCACCGACACTGGCCGAATCCGCCAACAACTTCCCGCTGATTTCCCTGCTCATGCCGACGCTGGCCGAGCCCGCCGTCGTCAGCCCGGAAAGCGCGCTGACCATTCACGAAGTACGCGCCGCACCGACGCCGCCCGGCACCATCGACCTGACCGCCAGCACCGACAATCTGTGGGATCGTCTGCGCAACGGCTTCGCGATGACCAACCTGAACGACGACCTGGTACTCCATTACCAACAGTGGTATCAGAATCGCCCGGACGCGCTGCGCCGCATGGTCGAACGCAGCCGTCCCTACCTGCACCACATCGTCGAGGAACTCGAAGCGCGCGGCATGCCGACCGAACTGGCGCTGCTGCCAATGGTCGAAAGCTCGTTCAACCCGATGGCCTACTCGCGCGCTCATGCCGCCGGCCTCTGGCAATTCATCCCGGCCACCGGCAAGCGTTTCAACCTGGAACAGAACTGGTGGCAGGACGAGCGCCGCGATATCGTCGCCTCGACCGGGGCCGCCCTCGACTACCTGCAGACCATCTACGACATGCACGGCGACTGGCACCTGGCGCTCGCCTCCTACAACTGGGGCGAAGGCGCGGTCAAACGGGCCGTCGAGAAAAACACGGCACGCGGCCTGCCGACCGACTACGCGAGTCTGAACATGCCGAACGAAACCCGGCATTACGTCCCCAAGCTGCAGGCGCTGAAGAACATCTTCGGCAACCCGGTGCTGATGGTGCAACTCGGCCTGCCGGAGGTCATGAACCGCCCCTATTTCGCGACCATCGATACCGAAAAGCCGATGGATGTGAAAACCGCAGCCCGTCTGGCCAACATGCCTCTGGCGGAGTTTCTGGTCCTCAACCCCTCGCATAACCGGCCGGTGATCAAGGCCGATTCGGCAGTCGTCCTGCCCGCCGACAAGCTGGAAACCTTCCGCAGCAACCTGGAAAAATATTCGGCGCCGCTGACCGAATGGCAAACCTACACCCTCAAGCACGGTGAAAAGCTCGACAAGGTGGCCCCGCGTTTCGGCATTGCCCTGCCTGAACTGCTGCGCGTCAATGGCCTGCCGGAAAGAGTGCGCCTGAGAGCCGGTTCGACCTTGCTGGTACCGGCCGGCAATGGCGCCGACGACCTGGCCAGCTTGTCGGATGCGCCGGCGCTGACCCAGATTATCGAACCGGAACCGGTCGTCAAATCGCGTGGCCGGGCGACCAAATCCGGCAAGGGCAGTAAAACGGAAGCGATGCTGAGCGCCAAGGGTCCGAAATCCGCTGGCAAAGCCCCCAAGGCGGTATCCGGCAAGGAACGCAAGCTGGCCTCAGCCGGCGCCGGCAAATCCGCCGCCAAGTCGGCCAAGGCCGGTAACGCCAAACCTGCTGCATCTTCCAAGGTCGCCAAGGCCGGCAACGGCCGGCGCAGCTGA
- a CDS encoding ABC transporter ATP-binding protein: MLKVDNFRLGFTAGKKILAAVDGISFAIAAGETFALLGESGCGKSATAQGIMRLLPAAGRILDGSVRLGGTELLTLSEAEMRAYRGGRMAMIFQEPATSLNPVLTVGRQIGEVLERHRGLSGPAATTRMVELLRLVGIADPERRLTEYPFQLSGGMKQRVMIAIALAGEPELLIADEPTTALDVTVQAQILDLLSKLQAERGMGMLLITHDLGVVARMAHRIGVMYAGELVEVASREHFFGQPRHPYTQALFAALPEVSRRGLKLTTIPGQVPVLSAMPGGCRFADRCRHVMPVCREVSPPWREVGAAHVVRCHWQGEAGEGASVRHEVTDLNLEPGRAFLEVGDLKVHFPIRRGLLQRTVGHVRAVDGVSLAIAAGRTLALVGESGCGKTTVGKALLQLIKPTAGSVRIGGSELVGMKPKRLRAARRHMQMVFQDPFASLNPRMRVGEIIAEGMTALTVEAASTVPTDAVAALLKQVGLPDEAAGRYPHEFSGGQRQRIAIARALAVQPELLICDEPTSALDVSVQAQILNLLKKLQEELGVAYLFITHNFAVVEYLAHDVAVMYLGRIVERGRAEDVLRAPQHPYTQALLSAVPAPRLDAHTAVIRLPGETPSPANPPQGCHFHPRCPQAMDVCRQRYPETSELSATHTVNCHLKA; encoded by the coding sequence ATGTTGAAGGTCGACAACTTCCGCCTCGGCTTCACTGCCGGGAAAAAGATACTGGCTGCGGTCGATGGCATTTCGTTCGCCATCGCCGCCGGCGAAACTTTTGCCTTACTCGGCGAATCGGGCTGCGGCAAGTCGGCCACGGCGCAGGGCATCATGCGTTTGCTGCCAGCCGCCGGGCGCATCCTCGACGGCAGCGTCCGGCTCGGTGGCACCGAACTGCTGACGCTCTCCGAAGCCGAAATGCGGGCCTACCGCGGCGGCCGGATGGCGATGATCTTCCAGGAACCGGCGACCAGCCTGAACCCGGTGCTGACCGTCGGCCGCCAGATCGGCGAAGTACTCGAACGCCATCGCGGCCTGTCCGGCCCGGCAGCGACCACCCGCATGGTCGAGCTGCTGCGCCTGGTCGGCATCGCCGATCCCGAACGCCGCCTTACCGAATATCCCTTCCAGCTGTCCGGCGGCATGAAGCAGAGGGTGATGATCGCCATCGCGCTGGCCGGGGAGCCGGAACTGCTGATCGCCGACGAGCCGACCACGGCCCTCGATGTCACCGTCCAGGCGCAGATTCTCGACCTGCTGAGCAAACTGCAGGCCGAACGTGGCATGGGCATGCTGCTGATCACCCACGATCTCGGCGTCGTCGCCCGCATGGCGCATCGCATCGGCGTCATGTATGCCGGCGAGCTGGTTGAGGTGGCAAGCCGCGAGCACTTCTTCGGGCAGCCGCGCCATCCCTATACCCAGGCCCTGTTTGCCGCCTTGCCGGAAGTCTCGCGGCGCGGCCTCAAGCTGACGACGATCCCCGGCCAGGTGCCGGTGCTGTCGGCGATGCCGGGCGGTTGCCGGTTCGCTGATCGGTGTCGGCACGTAATGCCGGTGTGCCGGGAGGTTTCGCCACCCTGGCGCGAGGTCGGTGCTGCGCACGTTGTCCGTTGCCATTGGCAGGGTGAGGCCGGGGAGGGCGCCAGCGTACGCCATGAAGTCACCGACCTGAATCTCGAACCGGGCCGCGCTTTTCTCGAAGTCGGCGATCTGAAAGTCCATTTTCCGATCCGCCGTGGCTTGTTGCAGCGTACTGTCGGCCATGTCCGGGCAGTCGACGGCGTGTCACTGGCGATTGCCGCCGGCCGCACGCTGGCCCTGGTCGGCGAATCCGGCTGCGGCAAGACGACGGTCGGCAAGGCGCTGCTGCAACTGATCAAACCGACGGCGGGCAGCGTCCGCATCGGCGGCAGCGAACTGGTCGGCATGAAGCCGAAGCGCCTGCGCGCGGCACGCCGTCACATGCAGATGGTTTTCCAGGATCCGTTCGCCTCGCTCAATCCGCGCATGCGGGTCGGCGAAATCATCGCCGAGGGCATGACGGCGCTGACCGTCGAGGCCGCTTCGACCGTGCCGACCGATGCAGTGGCCGCGCTGCTCAAGCAGGTCGGTCTGCCCGACGAGGCGGCCGGGCGTTATCCGCACGAATTCTCGGGCGGCCAGCGCCAGCGCATCGCCATCGCCCGCGCCCTGGCCGTGCAGCCCGAACTGCTGATCTGCGACGAGCCGACCTCGGCGCTCGATGTCTCGGTGCAGGCGCAGATTCTCAATCTGCTGAAAAAATTGCAGGAGGAGTTGGGCGTCGCCTACCTGTTCATCACCCACAATTTCGCGGTGGTCGAGTACCTGGCGCACGACGTGGCGGTGATGTACCTCGGCCGCATCGTCGAGCGGGGCCGGGCGGAGGATGTGCTGCGTGCGCCGCAGCACCCGTACACGCAGGCCCTGCTGTCGGCGGTGCCAGCGCCCCGGCTCGATGCCCACACCGCGGTCATCCGCCTGCCCGGCGAAACGCCGTCGCCGGCCAATCCGCCGCAAGGTTGCCATTTCCATCCGCGCTGCCCGCAGGCGATGGATGTCTGCCGTCAGCGCTACCCGGAAACCAGCGAGCTTTCAGCGACCCATACGGTCAACTGCCATTTGAAGGCTTGA